actatcaccaaccaattactgtagctaactggtacatacaaattttcctttttcccatcaaccatcaaattatggtaccaactccctgctgatgtaattaattcctctacccctaagtGAGTTTTgcaataacttaagtaacttttataatcgcacctgtgcgttataatcttttgattgctgcacagtaacaaatataataattataataagcatgcatgcatgcaagtgcGCATGGAAATTGGtagtagctatacatgtagAAGGATGGCATTTGTGCCACGaagctctctctctctctatatatatatatatagggccGGAAAGTTGTAGCTATCAGTATAGCTATGCATCATTTGCAAACTGAATCCCGGCCTCGATCCTGGCCCAGCTCAATTGGGTGTGACATTGACGGGTGAGTATCTATGATCACATAGTTAGCTAGTCACATACTTAGCTATACTTCCTACATCACTGATACAATGTCTACAGACCATATGCATCTAATACACTTCAACGTACCACTAATTGCTTGTGAAGAAGCGACGAGGATAAGAAGTATCACAATTTTCTTACACATTGTAGCTAGATTGAGTAGCATACAGGTCTATCGCCGGACCAATTTCACGTGGCTAGACTAGACTAGATCCGGCACTTGGATTCAACCTCGCACAACCAACCTCATGCAACCTCGCGAGGACTTCTGGCCGCTCTGAATTTTCATGAATTTGGCGGCGCTCGTAAAAATTAGCGGCGATCCACGACGGgaagttatataatattatggggTGTATCTATGATCTATTTTACGGACCCAACCGGACCAGTCGGACCGGAAGTTCCGGTTTAGAAAGTCTattttaggccaatgaaacttgattaccagtttctcgctcagatttttgaaaatttgatgagggcgggcggttattattcattattcattattttccaaaagcacaacacacatcccaatcatgaagatttctgccaaaaaaaagTGGGATTTACATTGATTAAACAGCTAAAGTatgttactaatccatataacaaatgatttttccattagagtatagctgattgctccattagagtaaaagtgactgctctattagagtatttcaatctgaaatgccaataatgaaattccatgcgggtgtatcaaaagcatgcgggcgatgacgcgaactgctaatcaagtttcattggccttacggACCAGGCCGGAAATGGTGTGGGTGCACGTGCATGCTTCAAGTTAGATGCGGACGCAAAAGCATCATgtgttttttttacattttgaaCAAGCACATGTTATGAACCATACACATATTTTGCCCCGTACGCTACCCCATAcgagtaaacatgaaaagggcctaagtaacttagacacctccaaaatccaccaaatccaccacaaaaagggtctaacTATTGCTTAAAATGCTAGTAAGACTATATGCATGCACTCTGTTGTTGGTGGTGGTGGTCTGACTTTCTACACCAATAGAAATATGAAAATAATAGAAAATAATAGAAATATGCATACACCAATAGTTATCAGTTAAATTTTGTCAAACCCTTCAGTTAATTGGGATGCTTTAATTATATAAGTTAAGCTATTGGTATAAGTCACATGTACGTATATGCATTTTGGCTGTGGGTACAGTTTATTTTGTCTCCATTTAAAGCCAATcaactaaaaataaaattacaaCCACTTAACTAAATAGTTTGCAGAGTTTATTCCTTCTTTTGCCAAGGCAAACTACTATGATGTTATGTATGTAGGAAAAGTACATAAATCATTGATACTTTTTTGTTTTGCATGTACAGGCAAGCTTAAATAATTCTAGTATCAGAGCACATAATAGATTGTTATGGATACTAGGGTATATAATGACTGTATAACAATCTTATTGTAGAAAGTCCTCTTTAAATCAGCTGTAGatagcagccaagctgtaaaaaagggtatGGCCtccaaaaagccatggtgaaaaaagttgggAAATCCATgttggcggccaacaaatggctaaGGTGGcaataattttaataacaacaattcaagcaaatttgcctcctccaagtttcactaggacttagcaaaaaattcacctgaattgtcattattaaaattattttgtgtttacCTTCCGTCACAGCCGTTTCTTGCttgccaacttggatttcaagTCTTTCTTCACCATGGTTTTTTGGGGgtcacacccttttttacagcttagctgttttgggttctttttgcatttgtatactccaaataggccagctttggggcttctttTTGCctgtttgtttttttctttactatacaAGGAGCAGTTGTGGATTAATGTTGTACATTTtctgtaattatacaaattttaCATAAATGAACAGGCAGACACATCATGTAACTGTGCAATGATTCCAACTTGTTACAATTTTGAACAGTTATTCCTCATTACAAATTACTTTGTATATTATTACTATAGTAGATCTATTACATACAGTAACTTAGTTCCAAAAggagctgaactctacaggtgaccGGGCTAGTTTTAGCTCAATTCTCTACTGCATAAGTGAATTTTTAAAAGTTGAATTCACTACTGGgtgactagcttgtagctgaactctcttcagggggatttgtttgtagctgaactcagcacagtgtgattttttttgtagctgagctctctacagggtgacttgtttgtagctgaactctctactgtttgtagctgaagtctctacaagtaTTTACTGGGtgcatttttgtagctggattctttaccagtgactaccttgtagctgaactctttacagggttgatttatttgtatagctgaactctctactgggtgacttgtttgtggttgaactctctactgagtgacctgtttgtagctaaagtctCTACAGGtaagccgaactctctacagggtaatgttttgtagctgatctctgtactgggtgacttgcttgtagctaaattactgggtgacttgtttgtagctgatcggTGGCTTGTTagaagctgaattctctaccaagtgcagctgaactctctacagggtgacttgtttgcagctgaactctctactgagtgacctatttgtagctgaacttcggctctacaggtaacttgtttctagccgatctctctacagggtggcttgtctgtaaagctgaactcttcaaaggatgatttgttggtagctgaactctagcTCTACTGGGTGagcgtttgtagctgaactcacaacaggtgacttgtttgtagccaagctctctacagggtgactttttttgtagctgacttctctacagggtggtttgtttgtaactgaactctccaaagggtgatttgtttgtagctcaacacTCTACTGGGAGACCTGTTTGTATAGCTTAACACTCTACTGCTGCTTCTattaactgatctttctacagggtagcctgtttgtagctgagctcttcacagtgtgatttgtttgtagctgaacactttcaggggcagatctagaaattttcagagggggtttcaggttctctggaattgcaacttcagcctagctgtaggccgaagatcaaaaaaaaagaaaaaaaaaaaaaaaaaaaaaaaaaagaaagaaaggtcACTAGCCACATGCTATTGAACGCCGTAATGGTGATTTtgggcaaaagtatgaagtttcatcagtagaaaaagtcctaatataatacGGTATGTACTAATTTCAGAGGAAACCCCCCTAAACCCGCCCTGACTTTACTGAGTGACTTGAACtctttctacaggtgacttgtttctactctacagggtagcttgtttgtagctaaactctccacagggtgacttgtttgtagctggattctctaccgGGTGAAtaccttgtagctgaactctctacagggtgacctgtttgtagctgaattctctacagggtgacctgaactctctacagggtgacctgtttgtagttgaactttctacaggtaaagttttgtagctaatctctctacagggtggcttgtaaccgcttgtttgtagctgaactctccaaaagatgatttgtttgtcatTGGTATAGCTAGACGTTTCCCTACACCTCTGGTACCAAAACAATATATAGCATGCAAaataccattattattattaattaattgCAAACCTCATAAATGAGTTTAATATAATAGATCTAGACAAAAAGCTGGTACAGTTTTACCAGAAATAATATGATCTATACAGTAGCTTTAGACAATGGGTGACACCATTATTACCCATCTAGatcaagctgaactctcaccaggggacttctttgtaactgagctctctattgggtgacttgtttgtagcctaCATAACTCTCTCCAGTGGGTAAcctctttgtagcttaactctagagttaacttgtttctagctaatctctctacatgatgacttgtttgtatgtagctgaactttccgcAGGATGATTGGTGAACTATCTACCGGATGATTtggttatagctgaactctccaccgacagggtgatttgtttgtagctgaactccctacaggtgacctgatctttctacagggtacagctgaactctccaaaagatgatttgtttgcagctgagctctctactgaGCTGCATTGTGCAATGATATGGAATAGTTACCACCATTCAACTGGCCATCAGTATACTTTCTGTGAACTATAGTCACATTTCATAACAGTACCATCTTCCTCAACATTCAGAATTCCACAAGccagcatacatacatatctgAGTCATATTTTTTGATTTAGTATAAAATATCAGTGGTACAAACTGATCAACATTTTAGTAGATGACTTTATGTGCACTTATATCTCAACAGTCACTTCTCTGCATGGACTTGGCTGGTTCATGGTCAGAATAATATAACAATATTAACTCTGTAGTTATACAGATATAATACATCACAGTATGACCTACACAGTGTACGCAAATGCTTGTATAATGATTTATACAATAAAACTACATAGATGAATTGCTTGTTTGACAACTAGCTACAGCTGGTTATTTCCAATATCCTAGATCAGAACTGTCAGCATCAGAACCAGCACAGGTGTCTGCTTGTGAATCTGTGTCATAAGTTTCAAACTCGTTTTCTTCAAAATCTAATTCTAGAGCATTGTTTGTTTCTTTGCATACTACAGTGGTTGGTAAATCTGTCAAATTCAGTTTACAATTGTCTATGAATATTGGGTTGGTGATTTTGGGAGTGTAAAGCACTTCTAGATTACTTGTATCATGCAGTGACAAGTCTAAAGCCTTATTTGCAGCAGCAGATGTTTGTGGAGTAAACTTAGCATGGGACAGGTTATCATTTATAGGTGTGTCTTTGTTGtgagaattgtccatatttgaaCTACAGTGAATATCTGTGGCTTTCCCATAATAGGGAGATAATGAGTGTTTCACTTTAGAACTATCAATTTCATTGATATCAGAAGATAACCAGTCAATGCTTCCACTTTGTTGAGAAAAAACATCATCAGTTTCTGTGGCTTGATCCAAGTTTTGTACGTCCCTCTCTACTGGTTCAATTTCACTGACAGGTTGTGTTACAAGTGGCATAAACCTGAAGGAGTCTGGTCTTATGTCATCTCCAAAAGGAGGATTGGTGGTCAACGGAGTAGAAAGTACTTCTGGATCTACACTAGTTATGAATAAATTCAAAGAGTCTTCGTTACTGACGGACAACAGTGAGGCATCAGCATCAGACACCCTATCATTATCAGAAAGGAGCACATTACTACATTGAGAGGTACTACCATCACAATCAGTTTGAAACTGTGTGAAATGTGGAGACAATGGTGCTTTTCTTTTACAGCATTTATCTTCACAGAAATAGTGAGATTGTGTATCATTGTTTCCACTTGACTGATGATTTGACATTTTCAATGATTTTTGTATTAGTTTGGTTTTGCTTGCAGATGGAATTAGTGGTGTAAAACTTAGTGAATCTCCTAAAGTTGGCTTAACAAAAAGAGGATTGACTGTTTTTGGAGTCAACAATGGTACACTTAAACTTTCTCTTAATATAAATAAATTTGGAGGCTTTCTGTTTAATTTTTGGAAGTCATTTTGTAATGTAACACTGTTATTTGAAGCAGAATCTTCCTCCGGGAGAAACATTGAGTCACTGTACAGAGAAATGCTGTCATTGCTGGGAGTGGTCACACTAAATGATGAAGTTTTTCTATTGCGGTGGTGACCAGCTTCACATAAATAGTGTGATGGTACTCCATTTTCTTCACTCAATTCAGAAGAAATGTCATCAATGTCAATATCACTGTCAATTTTTGGAACACACTGTTTTCGTTCACACAAATAATGAGATGGAACATCACTGTTTTCACTGATTTCAGAACATGTTTCATCATCGGTATTTGGCTTATCTGGTTTCTTCACTGTATTACCATGATCAACATCACATAAATAGTGAGATGGGACTTCACTACCGTCTTCACTCATTTGATCACTATCAACAGCAACCAGTTTTGATAGTATGACTTCAAGTAGGTTAGTGTCACTATTGCCACGAGATAGATGGGAAATGGTATGATTGCTTCTCTTTCCCTTTTCACAGATATATGTGatcatttctgaagttgtaaTAGAATGTAAACTTTCTGATCGCAGTACATCACCAATGGGTGTAAAGTCATTATTATCAATCCAATTTGTCACTTTGTAGACTGGTGCTTCACAAACACTGACATCAGCAATGTGTATTGTAGAGCTATAGTCTTCAGAGAGGGGTGCCTTCATCTACAAAACAGATCAATTATATATCTAAATAGGAACATACATAGACATACTTATGTACAATACTTAGCACATGTACAATACTTATCTAAGTGGTCTCAAATTTGAATGGGAGTATAAAATGTCTGAAACTTTGGCtccacttaattaatgtttgagcACCAGTTATGTAAGGGGGGTTGGAATGAAGTAATCTGGGTGTGTGTcaagggcggatctaggatttcccaaggAGG
The Dysidea avara chromosome 7, odDysAvar1.4, whole genome shotgun sequence genome window above contains:
- the LOC136262287 gene encoding serine-rich adhesin for platelets-like, with protein sequence METNDEAYALFNVSWQAPSYLGGLDDVEYKITRKDELHKNTNYKTTDTYLPIRTKVNFYNELTIDVTVQDINSQYVPSSQYVPSSHISKTFSVEDLFETSIDFLPPIVNAYCLTDGHVYFNWTLQQPFGNLSVSYFEELFLNWDVNITCTDQNNDVIKFHEGNYGDYEYMFEVNSQNYIFCNCAVSYQYMITRRSQSPWASASCNVTMNVPPLSDDQRSTSAYTTKPSETTMLTSATRAVDMLNATSTVQSASSYNTVPSTTKLSEITNITRTVGILSTTSTVKSAASNKSGSSSAALLGTMIGLILLLGLTGAIICTVVMIHKRKSAAQYEDVKFLKFSQYLKAMKAPLSEDYSSTIHIADVSVCEAPVYKVTNWIDNNDFTPIGDVLRSESLHSITTSEMITYICEKGKRSNHTISHLSRGNSDTNLLEVILSKLVAVDSDQMSEDGSEVPSHYLCDVDHGNTVKKPDKPNTDDETCSEISENSDVPSHYLCERKQCVPKIDSDIDIDDISSELSEENGVPSHYLCEAGHHRNRKTSSFSVTTPSNDSISLYSDSMFLPEEDSASNNSVTLQNDFQKLNRKPPNLFILRESLSVPLLTPKTVNPLFVKPTLGDSLSFTPLIPSASKTKLIQKSLKMSNHQSSGNNDTQSHYFCEDKCCKRKAPLSPHFTQFQTDCDGSTSQCSNVLLSDNDRVSDADASLLSVSNEDSLNLFITSVDPEVLSTPLTTNPPFGDDIRPDSFRFMPLVTQPVSEIEPVERDVQNLDQATETDDVFSQQSGSIDWLSSDINEIDSSKVKHSLSPYYGKATDIHCSSNMDNSHNKDTPINDNLSHAKFTPQTSAAANKALDLSLHDTSNLEVLYTPKITNPIFIDNCKLNLTDLPTTVVCKETNNALELDFEENEFETYDTDSQADTCAGSDADSSDLGYWK